The genome window TCCTTGCGCACCTTCGCGTCGATCGCGGCGAACGGCTCGTCGAGCAGCAGCAGCTTCGGCTCCGGCGCAAGCGCCCGAGCGAACGCGACGCGTTGGCGCTGGCCGCCCGACAACTGATGCGGCAGCCGCTTCTCGAGACCGCGCAGCCCGGTCAGCTCGATCAGCTCGGAGACGCGCCGCGCGATGACGTCCTTCTTCTTTTTCTGCACGGTCAGCCCGAACGCGATGTTGCTTTCGACGGTCATGTGCCGGAACAGCGCATAGTTCTGAAAGACGAACCCGATGCCCCGCTCCTGCGGCAGGACGTCGTTCACGCGGCGGCCGTCGAACAGGATCTCTCCGCCGTCCGGCGTCTCGAGACCGGCCAGCATACGCAGAATCGTCGTCTTGCCGCCGCCGCTCGGGCCCAGGAAGCCGATCAGCTTACCGTCCTCGATGTCGAACGATACCCCCTTCGACGCCTCGAAATCGCCGAACCGCTTCGTCAGCCCTTCCACCTTAATTCGCATGCGCGTCCTCTCCTTTCGTTCCGCCGGCCAGCAGCGCCCGGTTTTTCCATTCCATCAAGCTCTTTACGATCAGCGTCGCGAGCGCCAGCAGCACGAGCAGCGAGGCGACCGCGAACGACGCCGTAAACTGATATTCGTTATACAAAATTTCGATATGCAGCGGCACCGTGTTCGTCATGCCCCGAATATGGCCCGAGACGACCGAGACGGCTCCGAATTCGCCCATCGCGCGGGCGTTGCACAGAATGACGCCGTATAATAAACCCCATTTGATGTTCGGGAGCGTAATTTTCCAGAAAATGCGCCATCCGCCGGCTCCCATGCTCGCCGCCGCTTCCTCCTCGCCGCTGCCCTGCGCCTGCATGACGGGGAGCAGCTCCCTCGCCACGAACGGGAAGGTGACGAAGATCGTCGCGAGCACGATGCCGGGAAGCGCGAAGATGATCTTGATATCGTGGCTTTGCAGCCAGGGTCCGAGCAGCCCTTGCGCCCCGAACAATAAGACGAAGATGAGACCGGATATGACCGGCGACACCGCGAACGGCAGGTCGATCAGCGTGATGAGAAGATTCTTTCCTTTGAATTGGAACTTCGCGATCGCCCAGGCGGCCGCTACCCCGAAGATCGTATTGAGCGGCACCGCGATCGCCGCGGTAAGGAGCGTCAGCCTTATCGCCGCAAGGGCGTCCGGTTTGGTGATCGATGCGAAATACACTTGCGCGCCTTTGGAGAGCGCCTCGACGAGCACCGCCGCCAGCGGCAGCACCAGAACGAGACCTAAGAACAAGAATGCGACGCCGAGCAGCAGCCATCGAACGACGGGAGACTCGGTCAGATGCTTCGGCCTCGCCCCGGTTGAGGCGCCGGCCCCATGATTCGTTACGTATCCGGCCATCTTCGGGAATCCCTCCTATTTCGTCGTAAACCGGCGGTGGCTGAACCACTGCAGGACGTTGATGAGAAGCAGCAGCAGGAACGAGAAGACGAGCATCATGAGCGCGATCGCCGTCGCTCCCGTGTAATCGTATTGTTCGAGCTTCGTCATGATGAGCAGCGGCACGATTTCGGTTTTCATCGGCATGTTGCCCGAGATGAAGACGACGGAGCCGTATTCCCCGATGGAGCGGGAGAACGCGAGCGCGAAGCCGGTCAGGAGCGGAGGCAGCAGCTCGGGGAACAGCACCTTGCGGAACGTGAGCCAGCGCTTCGCGCCGAGGCTGACGGCCGCTTCTTCGATTTCCTTCTCCAACTCGCCGATGACCGGCTGCACCGTGCGCACGACGAACGGAAGCCCGATGAAGATGAGCGCCACCGTGATGCCGATCGGCGTGAACGCGACCTTGATGCCGAGCGGCTCCAGCCATTGGCCGATCCAGCCGTTCTGCGAATAGATCGCCGTCAGCGAGATGCCCGCGACCGCGGTCGGCAGCGCGAACGGCAGGTCGATCAAGCCGTCGACGAACCGCTTCCCCGGGAACGAATAACGCGTGAGCACCCAGGCGACGAGGAAGCCGAAGACGACGTTGACGATCGCCGCGGCGAACGACGCTAGAATCGTAACGCGGAACGAGGCCAGCACGCGGTCGCTGGAGACGGCGTTCCACAGCTCCGCCCAGCCTGCTCCCGTCGCCTTGAGCGCGACCGCGGCGAGCGGAATCAACACGATGACGCTAAGGTAAAGCAGCGTAAACCCCATGGTCAGCCCGAAGCCGGGCAAGATGCTTTTCTGTACGAACCTAATTCTCAAGGGTCCCTTCGCCTCCAGTATGTCTGGTGGTGGAATCGAATCTTCGCTTTTCCGTACGTTCGATTTGCACGATTTTTCCGTCGTGGACGACGATCTGGACGCTGCCGTATTTGATGCCAGCGAGACTGTCCGCGATCCGCTTCAGCCAGGCCGAATCCCACTCGTTCGTTTGTTTCATCCCTCGGGTCCCTCCGTACAATCGTTATTAGATCATCCAGCCGAACCATTCGGTCTTCTGCTTGTCGAGCTGCCGCAGCCAGTCGAGCGTCAATCGAATCGCCATCTCCGCATGCCCCCGGCCGGAGAAGACGTGGTCGGCTTGCATAATGATTTCTTTCTCGCACTGCCCCCCGCTTCGCGTTCGGAGCACCTTCTGGTACAAGAAGCTGTACTCGACGGGGATGACGGCGTCCGCCGTGCCGTGCACGAGCAGCGCGTCGCCTTCGAACGTCCGGGCTTCTTGGAACGGATGGCAGGTCGCGAGCGAAGCGAAGAACGGGTGCTTCAGCATGTAACCGAGATATTCGGTTTCGCCTTGGGTAACGGCTTCCTCGTACGCGGCTTTGCCGACGATGCCGACGATATCTTGGAACGGGTGGCCGACCGGCGCCCACAGCGCCAGCGTCTTCACCCGCTTATCGCGCGCGGCCGTCAGCGCGGCGACCGCGCCGCCGAGACTGTGGCCGAGCAGCGTGACGCGATTCGGATCGACGAAGTCGAGATCCAGCACGTAGTCGAGCGCGCAGCGCGTCTGAGCGATCCAGTCGTCCATGCCGGAGTCGCCGTAGTCGCCGCCGCTCTCGCCGCAG of Paenibacillus antri contains these proteins:
- the cysT gene encoding sulfate ABC transporter permease subunit CysT, coding for MRIRFVQKSILPGFGLTMGFTLLYLSVIVLIPLAAVALKATGAGWAELWNAVSSDRVLASFRVTILASFAAAIVNVVFGFLVAWVLTRYSFPGKRFVDGLIDLPFALPTAVAGISLTAIYSQNGWIGQWLEPLGIKVAFTPIGITVALIFIGLPFVVRTVQPVIGELEKEIEEAAVSLGAKRWLTFRKVLFPELLPPLLTGFALAFSRSIGEYGSVVFISGNMPMKTEIVPLLIMTKLEQYDYTGATAIALMMLVFSFLLLLLINVLQWFSHRRFTTK
- a CDS encoding alpha/beta hydrolase codes for the protein MERHIEIRSTSVRLAATLHYPPMEGAREPSRFPAVVVCHGFAGDRIGEHRLFVKAARALASAGYATLRFDYAGCGESGGDYGDSGMDDWIAQTRCALDYVLDLDFVDPNRVTLLGHSLGGAVAALTAARDKRVKTLALWAPVGHPFQDIVGIVGKAAYEEAVTQGETEYLGYMLKHPFFASLATCHPFQEARTFEGDALLVHGTADAVIPVEYSFLYQKVLRTRSGGQCEKEIIMQADHVFSGRGHAEMAIRLTLDWLRQLDKQKTEWFGWMI
- a CDS encoding YezD family protein — translated: MKQTNEWDSAWLKRIADSLAGIKYGSVQIVVHDGKIVQIERTEKRRFDSTTRHTGGEGTLEN
- the cysW gene encoding sulfate ABC transporter permease subunit CysW, which produces MAGYVTNHGAGASTGARPKHLTESPVVRWLLLGVAFLFLGLVLVLPLAAVLVEALSKGAQVYFASITKPDALAAIRLTLLTAAIAVPLNTIFGVAAAWAIAKFQFKGKNLLITLIDLPFAVSPVISGLIFVLLFGAQGLLGPWLQSHDIKIIFALPGIVLATIFVTFPFVARELLPVMQAQGSGEEEAAASMGAGGWRIFWKITLPNIKWGLLYGVILCNARAMGEFGAVSVVSGHIRGMTNTVPLHIEILYNEYQFTASFAVASLLVLLALATLIVKSLMEWKNRALLAGGTKGEDAHAN